Proteins from one Ipomoea triloba cultivar NCNSP0323 chromosome 1, ASM357664v1 genomic window:
- the LOC116016661 gene encoding pre-mRNA-splicing factor SLU7-like has product MATASVAFKSREDHRKQLELEEARKAGLAPAELDEDGKEINPHIPQYMSSAPWYLNAEKPSLKHQRKWKSDPNYTKSWYDRGAKIYQADKYRKGACENCGAMTHTAKSCMERPRKLGAKWTGKSIAPDEKIEQFELDYDGKRDRWNGYDAASYVHVVDRYEARDEARRKYLKEQQLKKLEEKNNNENQEDDASDDEDLEDALKVDETKVDESKQMDFAKVEKRVRTTGGGSTGTVRNLRIREDTAKYLLNLDVNSAHYDPKTRSMREDPLPDMDPNEKFYAGDNQNRLSGQALEFKQLNIHAWESFEKGHDIHMQAAPSQAELLYKNYKVSKDKLKSQTKDTIMEKYGNAASEETLPRELLLGQSEREVEYDRTGRIVKGQEMSLPRSKYEEDVFINNHTTVWGSWWKDNQWGYKCCKQTIRNSYCTGTAGIEAAEAAGDLMKANIARKEATEDAHTPTEQKKLATWGTDIPDDLVLDDKQLAEALKKEDERRREVKDERKRKYNVKYDNEVTPEEMEAYRMKKIHHDDPMKDFLH; this is encoded by the exons ATGGCTACCGCTTCAG TTGCATTCAAATCGAGAGAGGACCATAGGAAACAGTTGGAATTGGAAGAGGCACGAAAGGCCGGGCTTGCACCAGCTGAGCTTGATGAGGATGGAAAAGAAATTAACCCTCACATTCCACAGTATATGTCCTCAGCACCTTGGTATCTTAATGCCGAGAAACCT AGCTTAAAACATCAAAGGAAATGGAAGTCGGATCCTAATTACACCAAGTCATGGTACGACAGGGGTGCCAAGATATACCAGGCTGACAAATATAGAAAAGGCGCCTGTGAGAA CTGTGGAGCAATGACCCATACTGCCAAATCTTGTATGGAAAGGCCTCGTAAACTAGGAGCGAAGTGGACAGGGAAAAGTATTGCCccagatgagaaaatagagcagTTTGAGCTAGATTATGATGGTAAAAGGGACCGCTGGAATGGTTATGATGCTGCTTCATATGTCCATGTTGTTGATAGATATGAAGCCAGGGATGAAGCTAGAAGGAAATATCTGAAGGAACAGCAGCTTAAGAAGTTGGAGGAGAAAAACAATAATGAAAATCAGGAAGATGATGCTAGCGATGATGAAGATTTGGAAGATGCTTTGAAGGTAGATGAAACAAAGGTTGATGAAAGTAAGCAGATGGATTTTGCAAAGGTCGAGAAACGTGTGCGCACTACAGGAGGTGGTAGCACTGGGACTGTCAg GAATCTACGTATTCGAGAAGATACTGCCAAATATCTTCTTAATCTTGATGTCAATTCTGCCCACTATGACCCCAAAACCCGGTCCATGCGTGAAGACCCCCTTCCAGATATGGATCCAAATGAGAAGTTCTATGCT GGGGATAACCAAAATAGATTAAGTGGTCAAGCACTGGAGTTCAAGCAGCTCAATATTCATGCTTGGGAATCTTTTGAGAAGGGCCATGACATCCATATGCAAGCAGCTCCTTCCCAAGCTGAATTgctttataaaaattataaagtcaGTAAAGACAAATTGAAGTCCCAGACCAAGGACACCATCATGGAGAAATATGGCAATGCAGCTAGTGAGGAAACACTTCCTAGAGAACTTTTACTGGGTCAAAGTGAGAGAGAAGTTGAATATGATCGAACTGGCAGGATTGTGAAGGGACAG GAGATGTCACTTCCTAGGAGCAAATATGAAGAAGATGTTTTCATCAATAATCACACCACTGTTTGGGGTTCGTGGTGGAAGGACAACCAATGGGGTTACAAGTGTTGCAAACAGACCATCCGAAACAGTTATTGCACAGGAACAGCAGGAATTGAAGCAGCTGAAGCTGCAGGTGATCTAATGAAGGCCAATATTGCTCGCAAAGAAGCTACAGAAG ATGCCCATACACCAACTGAGCAGAAGAAACTTGCTACATGGGGAACTGATATACCGGATGATTTGGTTCTCGATGACAAACAATTGGCTGAAGCACTCAAAAAG GAGGATGAAAGGAGAAGAGAAGTGAAAGATGAAAGGAAACGGAAATATAATGTGAAGTATGATAATGAG GTCACACCCGAAGAAATGGAGGCATATAGAATGAAGAAGATCCACCATGATGATCCAATGAAGGATTTTCTACATTGA
- the LOC116025021 gene encoding replication protein A 70 kDa DNA-binding subunit D-like — protein MGMYILASQLSTFKNHAAMKVRVIRTYLVMERNSREIKSKELVLHDEEGTVIHAQIPSNIVPKFVDSFVEGNVYAVKNFYVVSNYHTYKTSMHEYMLQFNHETILKELRSDHFPWHMFRLRSFQSLKGNPDLNVKELIDIIGRVVQVYAPQEKTIQGNKTRLIDFVLEDAQVS, from the exons ATGGGAATGTACATCTTGGCGAGTCAATTATCCACCTTCAAAAACCATGCTGCAATGAAGGTCAGGGTTATTCGGACCTACTTGGTGATGGAAAGGAATAGCCGGGAAATAAAGAGTAAGGAATTGGTCTTACACGATGAAGAG GGCACAGTAATTCATGCTCAGATTCCATCAAATATTGTACCCAAATTTGTGGATAGCTTTGTAGAAGGAAACGTCTATGCTGTGAAGAATTTTTATGTTGTTTCAAATTATCATACATACAAAACTAGCATGCACGAATACATGCTGCAATTCAATCACGAAACTATTCTAAAAGAGTTGAGGTCAGACCATTTTCCATGGCACATGTTTAGGCTAAGATCATTTCAGAGTTTGAAAGGAAATCCAGATTTAAATGTCAAGGAGCTCATAG ATATTATCGGACGTGTTGTTCAAGTGTATGCACCCCAAGAAAAGACCATTCAAGGGAATAAAACTAGGCTTATTGACTTTGTGTTAGAGGATGCTCA GGTTTCCTAA